The Bacillus sp. B-jedd sequence TTTTATATCAATCGCTTCTTTCAATAGCCTCTGGAGGACAGCAGCGAAGACGGCGATCACCAGGGAGGCGAAAACAGGAACCATTCCCATGATAATAAGGCCGGGGGCATCATCCAGCTCTGCTACGAAATAGACAAATGGCAGAATTGCTGCATACAACCCACTGATCGTCAGCGCGCAGTATTTAATTTTTTTCAAGGCCATTACAGAGAGTTCCGAGAACGCCTCGTTTTTGTCAATAAAGCCTAAAAGCATAAAAGCCTGGTACAATGCCATATAATACGGAATTGTCGACCCATAAACCCCAAAGACAATCGGATACAATATATGGGCATATTCAGGATTTGCCGGATTTTTTGCCAGCCAGAACACCCCAACTACACACAAGGCAAGAACAGGAATACCCATTATAAAAACAGCCATCTTTAAAAAAAGCGTTGAACCCCGTTTCATAAAAAGCACCTCACACAATTAGTATAAATTGATTATAAGTAAACATTTATCGATTTACAATAAATAATTATTGATTTTTATTATCTTTTACAAAAATAAAAAGCATTCCTTCATGACGGAGAAATGCTTATTTGAATCAAATATCCTATCATTTTCCAGGCTATCTTTCGTCCCTGCCCCAAAAATCAAGCCTCTTTCTTTAAGGTAAATGCTACCTGCATCTCTGTTTCTAGATTAAAACAATTGAAAAATCTTATTTATCTAAATTACCCACTTTAATATTTAATGATTGGATATGCCATTTCACTTCCTGAAGCTCTGAGGAAATTAAAAATAACTGGTAAGAACCAAACGCTAATACGATAAGGAAGCAGATTGCCAATATGTAGTTCAGTATCTCCTTCATGATGAACACCTCACAGAAATTTTGAGCACACACAAGATAAAGGTTAATCAATGACAAAAATGATGGGTGGCTGGAAAATTCATTAGCTCACTTATTCTTTTCATTCAATTTCTGAATGACTTGAACAGCTTCCTCGACGGTTGATACATAAAAGA is a genomic window containing:
- a CDS encoding DUF2975 domain-containing protein; translation: MKRGSTLFLKMAVFIMGIPVLALCVVGVFWLAKNPANPEYAHILYPIVFGVYGSTIPYYMALYQAFMLLGFIDKNEAFSELSVMALKKIKYCALTISGLYAAILPFVYFVAELDDAPGLIIMGMVPVFASLVIAVFAAVLQRLLKEAIDIKSENDLTV